In one window of Vicia villosa cultivar HV-30 ecotype Madison, WI unplaced genomic scaffold, Vvil1.0 ctg.000146F_1_1, whole genome shotgun sequence DNA:
- the LOC131624624 gene encoding myrcene synthase, chloroplastic-like, whose amino-acid sequence MMFCKMENEVDKLEFINVLQRLGVDYHFNNEIRNMLDNIYNSQTSNLKKNLHATTLKFRILRQHGYDISSDVFVSFRDEMRGLKTDQTIDVEGMLSMYEASFHSFEDETILDEARDFTTKFLKEYLNKNNDVMSLQISNALELPIHWRIPRWEAQWFIGVYEKKKNMSPVLLQFAKLDYNIVQSIYQEELQYSSSWWERTVLGGKLNFSRDRIVENYIWTVGTIFNPNSGYFRKVVTKIVALITLIDDVYDVYGTLEDLELFTEALDRWDLNGLDSLPEYMKICFKPLYTFVNEAASEIQIKSGCDITSHLKKAWTDQCKTYMTEARWYHSGYAPTLEEYLENAWISVGTANILIHGYFLTQHGFKMEDMACLEQDSNIIRFSEMVVRLANDLGTYKRENDTGDIPKTVQCYMNKTGASEIDACEHVNSMILTVWKKMNKEAHTSSFSRSYTDSAINIARMAMCMYMHGDGHSIQDPEIKNRIMSLIFQPIPIVSTQHVMDRGLNSDEFGSKNNGSNDLNLHHGNSSL is encoded by the exons AGGCTTGGAGTTGATTATCATTTCAACAATGAAATAAGGAATATGTTGGACAATATTTACAACTCACAAACATCCAACTTGAAGAAGAATTTACATGCCACAACACTCAAGTTTAGAATCTTAAGGCAACATGGTTATGATATATCTTCGG atgtttttgttagctttcGAGATGAAATGCGTGGTTTGAAGACTGACCAAACAATTGATGTTGAGGGAATGTTGTCAATGTATGAAGCCTCGTTTCATTCATTTGAAGATGAAACTATATTGGATGAAGCAAGAGATTTCACAACAAAGTTTCTCAAAGAGTATTTGAACAAAAATAATGATGTTATGTCACTTCAAATAAGCAATGCTTTGGAGCTTCCAATACATTGGAGAATTCCTCGATGGGAGGCGCAATGGTTCATCGGTGTATacgaaaaaaagaaaaacatgagTCCAGTTTTACTTCAATTTGCTAAACTGGATTACAACATTGTTCAAAGCATTTATCAAGAAGAACTTCAGTATTCGTCGAG TTGGTGGGAAAGAACTGTTCTTGGAGGAAAGTTGAACTTTTCAAGAGATagaattgttgagaattatatatGGACAGTTGGAACAATTTTTAATCCGAATTCGGGATACTTCAGAAAAGTCGTAACCAAGATCGTTGCCTTAATTACATTAATTGATGATGTCTATGATGTTTATGGTACCTTGGAAGATCTAGAGCTCTTCACAGAAGCACTTGACAG ATGGGATCTAAATGGATTGGATAGTCTTCCAGAATATATGAAAATATGCTTTAAGCCACTTTATACTTTTGTGAATGAAGCGGCTTCTGAAATCCAGATCAAGAGTGGTTGCGATATCACTTCACACCTAAAGAAAGCA TGGACAGATCAATGTAAAACATATATGACCGAAGCAAGGTGGTATCATAGTGGATATGCTCCAACCCTTGAAGAATACTTAGAGAATGCATGGATATCGGTCGGTACAGCTAATATACTTATTCATGGTTACTTCTTGACTCAACATGGATTCAAAATGGAGGACATGGCTTgcttagaacaagattccaaCATAATTCGGTTTTCAGAAATGGTTGTACGCCTTGCTAATGATCTCGGAACATATAAA CGCGAAAATGATACTGGTGATATTCCAAAGACAGTTCAATGCTACATGAATAAAACGGGTGCATCTGAAATAGACGCGTGTGAGCACGTAAATTCCATGATATTAACAgtatggaagaagatgaataaaGAAGCTCATACTTCATCTTTCTCTAGAAGTTACACTGATAGTGCTATAAACATTGCTAGAATGGCAATGTGCATGTACATGCATGGAGATGGCCATAGCATTCAAGATCCTGAAATTAAGAATCGTATAATGTCATTAATTTTTCAGCCTATTCCTATCGTAAGTACACAACATGTCATGGATAGAGGATTAAACAGTGACGAGTTTGGATCAAAGAATAATGGATCGAATGACTTAAATTTGCATCATGGAAATTCTTCTCTCTAG